From Herbiconiux flava, one genomic window encodes:
- the galT gene encoding galactose-1-phosphate uridylyltransferase: MQTLSNGIIKRVHRLSDGRELIYFDDPDTLLPPERADDARPEAPRPPVAQMRQDPLTGEWVSIAAARQNRVMLPPKHLDPLAPSSPENLTEVPSDYDVAVFENKSPSFGPDLAPEGADPAVALAELREVGLGRTATSVGRCEVVCFSPATEGSFADLPVTRARTVIEAWADRTAALSALPGVQQVFPFENRGEAIGVTLHHPHGQIYSYPYITPRTQKLISSIESYGPTLFADILDFERGSDRVLIEGEHVTAFVPFAARWPVEVHLLMNRHVPDFAETTPEERDELAVVYRRILRAVDRLYDTPTPYISAWHQAPVNEHRDDIRLMLQITSPRRAADKMKFLAGSEAAMGAFIGDVPPETAAGLLKDALARADKDDA, translated from the coding sequence GTGCAGACCCTCAGCAACGGAATCATCAAGCGGGTGCACCGTCTCTCCGACGGCCGCGAGCTGATCTACTTCGACGACCCCGACACCCTGCTGCCCCCCGAGCGGGCCGACGACGCGCGCCCCGAGGCGCCCCGGCCGCCGGTGGCGCAGATGCGGCAGGACCCGCTGACCGGCGAGTGGGTCTCCATCGCCGCCGCGCGCCAGAACCGCGTGATGCTGCCCCCGAAGCACCTCGACCCGCTCGCCCCGTCGAGCCCCGAGAACCTCACCGAAGTGCCGAGCGACTACGACGTCGCGGTGTTCGAGAACAAGTCGCCGTCATTCGGCCCCGACCTGGCGCCCGAGGGCGCCGACCCGGCCGTCGCCCTCGCGGAGCTGCGGGAGGTCGGCCTCGGCCGCACCGCCACCTCGGTGGGCCGCTGCGAGGTCGTCTGCTTCAGCCCCGCGACCGAGGGCTCCTTCGCCGACCTGCCCGTCACCCGCGCACGCACCGTGATCGAGGCCTGGGCCGACCGCACCGCCGCGCTCTCGGCGCTGCCCGGGGTGCAGCAGGTCTTCCCGTTCGAGAACCGCGGCGAGGCCATCGGCGTCACGCTGCACCACCCCCACGGCCAGATCTACTCCTACCCCTACATCACCCCGCGCACGCAGAAGCTGATCTCGTCGATCGAGAGCTACGGCCCTACGCTGTTCGCCGACATCCTCGACTTCGAGCGCGGCTCCGACCGCGTGCTGATCGAAGGTGAGCACGTCACCGCCTTCGTGCCGTTCGCGGCGCGCTGGCCCGTCGAGGTGCACCTGCTGATGAACCGGCACGTGCCCGACTTCGCCGAGACCACCCCCGAGGAGCGCGACGAGCTCGCGGTCGTCTACCGCCGCATCCTGCGCGCCGTCGACCGCCTCTACGACACCCCGACGCCGTACATCTCGGCCTGGCACCAGGCACCGGTGAACGAGCACCGCGACGACATCCGCCTGATGCTGCAGATCACCTCGCCGCGCCGAGCGGCCGACAAGATGAAGTTCCTGGCCGGCTCCGAAGCCGCCATGGGCGCCTTCATCGGAGACGTTCCGCCCGAGACGGCGGCCGGCCTCCTGAAGGACGCCCTCGCCCGCGCAGACAAGGACGACGCATGA
- the galK gene encoding galactokinase, protein MTDTTTSAPAPKGLDELDSAAVRGFAAAYGEAPTSLWAAPGRVNFIGEHTDYNDGFVLPFAIDRHTVMAARVRDDRLVRVSSSFTDEIVEISIDDLSAESVSGWSAYPLGVIWAAGVQGADLARVPGLDLYVVSDIPVGAGLSSSAALESVVGIAIDELWGLGFDRRTLAVIGRRAENEAVGAPTGIMDQSAVLLGRLDSAVLIDCRSLETRVVPLGLDDEELVIVVTDTRVEHEHATGGYAARRASCELGARTLGVPSLRDLGPDDLGRAEELLDDETFRRVRHIITENERVLDLVRTLEKHGAGAVGAQLDASHTSMRDDFEISVPELDLSVEVARRVGAIGSRMTGGGFGGSSIALIHRSKAEALAEAQRAAFAEAGYREPVVFTVVPSEGAVRRPFGEASVTDPAIERISE, encoded by the coding sequence ATGACCGACACCACCACCTCCGCCCCCGCACCAAAGGGCCTCGACGAGCTCGACTCCGCCGCCGTCCGCGGCTTCGCGGCCGCCTACGGCGAGGCTCCGACCTCGCTCTGGGCCGCTCCCGGCCGGGTCAACTTCATCGGCGAGCACACCGATTACAACGACGGCTTCGTGCTGCCCTTCGCGATCGACCGCCACACGGTGATGGCCGCGCGGGTGCGCGACGACCGCCTGGTGCGGGTCTCGTCGTCGTTCACCGACGAGATCGTCGAGATCTCGATCGACGACCTCTCGGCCGAATCCGTGTCGGGCTGGTCGGCCTACCCCCTCGGCGTGATCTGGGCCGCCGGCGTGCAGGGCGCCGACCTCGCCCGGGTGCCCGGCCTCGACCTGTACGTCGTCTCCGACATCCCGGTCGGCGCGGGGCTGTCGTCCAGCGCCGCGCTCGAGAGCGTCGTCGGCATCGCGATCGACGAGCTGTGGGGCCTCGGCTTCGACCGCCGCACCCTCGCCGTGATCGGCCGCCGTGCCGAGAACGAGGCCGTGGGGGCGCCCACGGGCATCATGGACCAGTCGGCCGTGCTGCTCGGCCGCCTCGACTCGGCCGTGCTGATCGACTGCCGCTCGCTCGAGACCCGCGTCGTGCCGCTCGGCCTCGACGACGAGGAGCTCGTCATCGTCGTCACCGACACCCGGGTCGAGCACGAGCACGCCACCGGCGGGTACGCCGCCCGCCGCGCCTCGTGCGAGCTCGGAGCCCGCACCCTCGGGGTGCCGTCGCTGCGCGACCTCGGCCCCGACGACCTCGGCCGCGCCGAGGAGCTGCTCGACGACGAGACCTTCCGCCGCGTGCGCCACATCATCACCGAGAACGAGCGCGTGCTCGACCTCGTGCGCACGCTCGAGAAGCACGGCGCCGGCGCGGTCGGTGCCCAGCTCGACGCCTCGCACACCTCGATGCGCGACGACTTCGAGATCTCGGTGCCCGAGCTCGACCTGTCCGTCGAGGTGGCCCGCCGCGTCGGTGCGATCGGCTCCAGGATGACCGGCGGCGGCTTCGGCGGATCGTCGATCGCCCTGATCCACCGCTCGAAGGCCGAGGCGCTGGCCGAGGCCCAGCGCGCCGCGTTCGCCGAGGCGGGCTACCGCGAGCCCGTGGTGTTCACCGTGGTGCCGTCGGAGGGGGCCGTCCGCCGGCCGTTCGGCGAAGCATCCGTCACCGACCCCGCCATCGAGAGGATCTCGGAATGA
- a CDS encoding aldo/keto reductase, giving the protein MSDTYLAAADRYERMPYKRSGRSGLKLPELSLGLWHNFGHERPIDTQRAIIRRAFDLGITHFDLANNYGPPAGSAETNFGRVFAEDLAPYRDELIISSKAGYHMWEGPYGEWGSRKNLLASLDQSLTRLGLPYVDIFYSHRFDPETPLEETMGALATAVHSGKALYVGVSNYSPEQTREAARILAEHKVPLTIHQPSYSMFNRHIETGLLPVLEEVGAGSIVFSPLQQGLLTDRYLDGHVPADSRAATSNFLSADRIDDTYLERARGLAEIAKGRGQTLAQLALTWVLRHPQVTSALIGASSVAQLEQNVAALGAPKLSDDELAAIEPFAVDGTGRR; this is encoded by the coding sequence ATGTCCGACACCTACCTCGCCGCCGCCGACCGCTACGAGCGGATGCCCTACAAGCGCTCGGGCCGGAGCGGCCTGAAGCTCCCCGAGCTCTCGCTCGGCCTCTGGCACAACTTCGGCCACGAGCGCCCCATCGACACCCAGCGCGCGATCATCCGCCGTGCCTTCGACCTCGGCATCACCCACTTCGACCTCGCCAACAACTACGGCCCGCCCGCCGGGTCGGCCGAGACCAACTTCGGCCGGGTCTTCGCCGAAGACCTCGCTCCCTACCGCGACGAGCTGATCATCTCGTCGAAGGCCGGGTACCACATGTGGGAGGGCCCCTACGGGGAGTGGGGCTCGCGCAAGAACCTGCTCGCCTCGCTCGACCAGTCGCTGACCCGGCTCGGCCTGCCCTACGTCGACATCTTCTACTCGCACCGCTTCGACCCCGAGACCCCGCTCGAGGAGACCATGGGCGCCCTCGCGACCGCGGTGCACTCCGGGAAGGCGCTCTACGTCGGCGTCTCGAACTACTCGCCCGAGCAGACCCGCGAGGCCGCGCGCATCCTCGCTGAGCACAAGGTGCCGCTGACCATCCACCAGCCCAGCTACTCGATGTTCAACCGCCACATCGAGACCGGCCTGCTACCCGTGCTCGAGGAGGTCGGTGCCGGCAGCATCGTCTTCTCGCCGCTGCAGCAGGGCTTGCTCACCGACCGCTACCTCGACGGCCACGTGCCGGCCGACTCGCGGGCGGCGACGAGCAATTTCCTCTCGGCCGACCGCATCGACGACACCTACCTCGAGCGCGCCCGCGGACTCGCCGAGATCGCGAAGGGCCGCGGCCAGACCCTGGCGCAGCTGGCGCTGACCTGGGTGCTCCGCCACCCGCAGGTCACCAGCGCCCTGATCGGCGCGTCGAGCGTCGCGCAGCTCGAGCAGAACGTCGCCGCGCTCGGCGCCCCGAAGCTCTCCGACGACGAGCTCGCCGCCATCGAGCCCTTCGCCGTCGACGGAACGGGGCGCCGCTGA
- a CDS encoding DeoR/GlpR family DNA-binding transcription regulator: MGNDASTVRRTRVLELVAATGFARVAELSRELGVSEVTVRSDLAALERDGAVDRVHGGAVLRGMSPRTDALEPSFESARATWADEKRRIGVAAAALVESGSSVLLDVGTTTAAVADALLERDDLDDVVVITNGLSIALALEDAIPRFTVVVTGGTLRPLQHSLVAPYASALLSRLHADLAIIGCTGVDARAGVTNVNLPESELKSAMVAASDRAVVVADPSKIGHADVGIVGALADFELLVTASGADAPAGHDERLAALRAAGLDVLAAP; the protein is encoded by the coding sequence ATGGGGAATGACGCGTCGACCGTGCGGCGCACTCGCGTGCTCGAGCTCGTCGCGGCCACCGGGTTCGCCCGCGTCGCCGAGCTCAGCCGCGAGCTGGGCGTCTCGGAGGTCACCGTGCGCAGCGACCTCGCCGCGCTCGAGCGCGACGGAGCCGTCGACCGCGTGCACGGGGGAGCGGTGCTCCGCGGCATGTCCCCCCGCACCGATGCCCTCGAGCCCTCCTTCGAGTCGGCGCGGGCGACCTGGGCCGACGAGAAGCGCCGCATCGGCGTCGCCGCCGCCGCGCTCGTCGAGAGCGGCAGCAGCGTGCTGCTCGACGTCGGCACCACCACCGCGGCCGTGGCCGACGCCCTCCTCGAGCGCGACGACCTCGACGACGTGGTCGTGATCACGAACGGTCTCTCCATCGCGCTCGCGCTCGAGGACGCGATCCCGCGCTTCACGGTCGTCGTCACCGGCGGCACGCTCCGGCCCCTCCAGCACTCGCTCGTCGCGCCCTACGCCTCGGCGCTGCTCAGCCGCCTGCACGCGGACCTCGCGATCATCGGCTGCACCGGGGTCGACGCCCGCGCCGGGGTGACGAACGTCAACCTCCCCGAGTCCGAGTTGAAGAGCGCGATGGTGGCGGCGAGCGACCGCGCCGTCGTCGTGGCCGACCCGTCGAAGATCGGGCACGCCGACGTGGGTATCGTGGGAGCCCTGGCCGACTTCGAGCTGCTGGTCACCGCATCCGGAGCCGACGCCCCGGCCGGGCACGACGAGCGGCTCGCGGCCCTCAGAGCCGCCGGCCTCGACGTGCTCGCGGCCCCCTGA